Proteins from one Mercurialis annua linkage group LG7, ddMerAnnu1.2, whole genome shotgun sequence genomic window:
- the LOC126656713 gene encoding uncharacterized protein LOC126656713: protein MPWLEGEGDDSVLNQNIPELIDAKVCNLFEVDNHMWDLDVLNDLFDPGVVQRIVSIPLSDRDLSDKWYWKFEDKGHFNVKSCYRVLLCSGFLPTAEALARKRVFINAQCLICSSFEETDMHLLCYCSFAADCWRFSKLSVVNSQFSCSLAIICWHIWCNRNNKIWAQKSGIPSDVISAAEQQLAAWKIARSRRSDGHSGSAEKGDGMCRWQPPEVGWVKCNVDAALFGDDIGIGCVVRDHTGAVVQAKKMVIRGSFSPRTAEAIGIRKVLSWLKGWSKLVVELDAMDVVLGIRSPKREATDVVICDCAEMAKQFHNLKFCFVRRSANRAAHVMAHNASFTSGHQEWFSNFPKFLSFVIASDLIGIKFYFDSKKN from the exons ATGCCTTGGCTAGAAGGCGAGGGTGATGACAGTGTGTTGAACCAGAATATTCCAGAATTGATTGATGCTAAAGTGTGTAACCTGTTTGAGGTTGATAATCATATGTGGGACTTGGATGTTCTTAATGATCTCTTTGATCCAGGTGTTGTTCAGCGTATTGTTAGCATCCCGTTGAGTGACCGTGACTTGAGCGACAAGTGGTATTGGAAGTTTGAAGATAAAGGGCATTTTAATGTGAAGAGTTGTTATCGGGTTCT GCTTTGTTCAGGATTCCTTCCAACGGCGGAGGCTCTGGCTCGTAAGCGAGTTTTTATTAATGCTCAATGCCTTATTTGCTCTTCGTTTGAAGAAACGGACATGCATCTGCTGTGTTACTGTTCCTTCGCAGCTGACTGCTGGAGGTTTTCAAAGCTGTCGGTTGTTAATTCCCAGTTTTC CTGCTCTCTCGCTATTATCTGCTGGCATATCTGGTGTAACCGGAATAACAAGATATGGGCTCAGAAATCTGGTATCCCTAGTGACGTTATCAGTGCAGCTGAGCAGCAGTTGGCTGCATGGAAAATAGCTCGATCTCGCAGGTCTGATGGTCATTCAGGTTCAGCTGAGAAAGGGGATGGCATGTGTAGATGGCAGCCTCCAGAGGTGGGGTGGGTCAAGTGTAACGTGGATGCAGCGTTATTTGGGGACGACATAGGCATTGGCTGCGTTGTTCGTGATCACACGGGAGCTGTTGTTCAGGCGAAGAAGATGGTTATTCGAGGGTCATTTTCTCCTAGAACAGCGGAGGCAATTGGCATCCGAAAGGTGTTATCTTGGTTGAAAGGCTGGTCTAAGCTAGTTGTGGAGTTAGATGCTATGGATGTGGTGTTAGGTATCAGGAGTCCGAAGAGAGAGGCTACAGATGTTGTTATCTGTGACTGTGCTGAAATGGCGAAGCAATTTCATAATttgaagttttgttttgttaggCGATCTGCTAACCGAGCTGCGCATGTTATGGCGCATAATGCTAGTTTCACTtcaggtcatcaggagtggTTTTCGAACTTCCCTAAATTCCTTTCATTTGTAATTGCTTCTGATTTAATTGGAATAAAGTTCTACTTTGActctaaaaaaaactaa
- the LOC126657518 gene encoding mitochondrial uncoupling protein 5, whose product MGFKGFAEGGIASIIAGCSTHPLDLLKVRMQLQGESHAPANPAPTLRPALAFHPTASASTAVHLQPPPRVGLISVGARIVQEEGVAALFSGVSATVLRQTLYSTTRMGLYDILKQKWTDPNTNTMPLSSKIVAGLIAGGIGAAVGNPADVAMVRMQADGRLPVDQRRNYSSVIDAIKRMTKQEGVTSLWRGSSLTVNRAMLVTASQLASYDQFKETILEKKWMRDGLGTHVTASFAAGFVASVASNPVDVIKTRVMNMKVEPGAPPPYSGAVDCALKTVRAEGPMALYKGFIPTISRQGPFTVVLFVTLEQVRKLLKDF is encoded by the coding sequence ATGGGGTTTAAAGGATTTGCTGAAGGAGGAATTGCTTCCATTATTGCTGGCTGTTCGACTCATCCTCTTGATCTGCTTAAGGTACGAATGCAACTTCAAGGAGAATCTCACGCGCCGGCGAATCCTGCCCCCACGCTCCGTCCTGCTCTTGCTTTCCACCCTACCGCCTCCGCCTCTACGGCTGTTCATCTGCAACCTCCGCCTCGCGTGGGGCTTATTTCTGTCGGTGCTCGTATAGTCCAGGAGGAAGGTGTCGCCGCGCTTTTCTCAGGCGTCTCCGCCACCGTCCTCCGCCAGACGCTTTACTCCACCACGCGTATGGGTCTCTACGATATTTTGAAGCAGAAATGGACAGATCCGAACACGAACACCATGCCTTTATCGAGCAAGATTGTCGCCGGATTAATCGCCGGTGGAATCGGGGCTGCCGTTGGAAACCCTGCTGACGTGGCGATGGTACGTATGCAAGCTGACGGTCGTCTCCCAGTTGACCAACGCCGTAACTATTCCAGCGTTATTGACGCGATCAAACGCATGACGAAACAAGAAGGCGTCACTAGCCTGTGGCGCGGCTCATCGCTAACGGTGAACCGCGCCATGCTGGTCACAGCATCACAGCTGGCATCGTACGATCAGTTCAAAGAAACGATTCTAGAAAAAAAATGGATGCGCGACGGACTCGGGACGCACGTGACGGCGAGTTTCGCGGCGGGGTTTGTGGCGTCGGTGGCATCGAATCCTGTCGATGTGATTAAAACGAGGGTGATGAATATGAAGGTGGAGCCAGGGGCGCCGCCGCCGTATTCTGGCGCGGTGGATTGTGCTTTAAAGACGGTGAGAGCTGAAGGGCCGATGGCTCTGTATAAAGGATTTATTCCGACGATTTCACGACAAGGGCCGTTTACAGTTGTGTTGTTTGTGACGTTGGAACAAGTCAGGAAATTGCTTAAGGATTTCTGA